GCGCCTTTGCACCCTTGCTCGCAATTGGTGGGGCTACGAAGGGCCACGATGACCTCCCcaaggcaaagaaaaaaattataaaatgttcaaaaacattattaaaaatatttacatcaGTGTTGGTTATGTCACATGGTATAGTTAGTGTCTACgttaaaaatttcagcctaAATTGATcagatagactgaattggtatcaatatgaaaagatttagattaaattgacttaaaattaaaatgtttagcaCTGAATTtgtaagtttatgatttttttttgtattttttccacaaaatttagATTTGAGATCCCACGTTTCATGATCTTAAACTCGAGCCATACCACCACTGAACCAAGTTTCATCATTAGCTCCTTAAAACAAGATGGTAGTAGcaggaaaaagaatgaaaaaacaatcCCGGGGTTAAAGAATTTCTGGGATTCTTAATCCCAAAGAGAGAAACGTGAACCGTCGGTACTACCGGAGGTCATATTATCTTTCTATATGTTACGTAAGCGCAGATGGGTCCCGTCTGCGTCGTGCAATCCTTGAATGGAAGGTCAGCATTCCTTGTCTTACTTTTCAAAGCTCCTCCCCATTATAAAACACATCGTCATCATCGCCGTATCCTTCAAGTCTTTCCCTCTCACACTTGCCTTTCCCCTTCCCAATGATTCCTTCAAGGACCTCGATCGATGCTGAAAAGCTCCTCTTTTTGGCTCTCTCCCTTTTCACGATCGTCTCTACCTTCAGAGATGGCCCTCGCATCGCAATGGCACAGAGCAGTAACAACAACAATGCCCAAACAATCCCAGTGAACGTTGGGGTTGTTCTTGATCTGGAAACATGGAGGGGGCAGATGGGATTGAGCTGCATTAACATGTCTCTCTCTGACTTCTATAGTTCAAACCCTTCCTACAAGACCAGGCTCATCCTCAACGTTAGAGACTCCAAACAAGATGAGATTGCCGCCGCTGctgcaggttctctctctctctctctctctctctctctctctctctagagcaATGATTGGTAATAGAGGATAAAGATCTTTGTGCAGCTGCTCGTGTGATGCAAGATAAGTCTAATTATTGTTCATAATGACGTATTTGCAAATCATATGAACACCTCAGCTTCAACATATGTGAAATTTGAGAACGATTCCCAATTAAATTATCAAGGACACTACGAAATAATGTGTGTTCCATCCAAAGTAATACGTGTTCTCGTAGCAGAGATACTTAAAGCCCCAATTTCCAGAGCTCCAAGAAGAAACGGCCAAGGTTAATTTTgcccaaaaaataaggaaagacCTATATTTTGGCTCGTCTTCAAGAACAAGAAGTGTCTGTCACCAATCTGTGCTCACTGTCTTAGCTGTCTGGCATGCATACTAGATTTAGATAGATGGAACATTTTGTTGtcatagaatttttttatcattatcaaAAAGCAGTCGTTATCATCTTCTGACGCAATCAAAGATAACATCAAGTTGGAACTTAAGATTCAATTTGTCTCAAAGTCAGAAATGTGACGGTTAGCTTGAGAGACGGGAAGCTTCGTGGGATTTGGTCAATCCACCCAATGCGGTGCTTCTCAATAAGACTGGTCTTTGGGCGAAACATTTGACCTTGGAaccatttgatttatttatctatttccaGTTCCTGGAGTTTATTTAGTTCCAGTTCTTGGAGTATACTTTTCAGAAGCTATATCGAGAAATATTATTGGTGAGAATCAATCTTAGGTAGCGTCCAACTATAAAAGCCTGATGGAGATAATTATTTCCCAGTCACGCCAAACCGAACATCTCTAATCTGCTGGACCTTTTCCTGTGGTGTTGTTCCTTGTGGTTTAAGGGTGCAGCACCGTTGAAATAATATCATACGCATTGTTGCCGGTCAGCAATTGATCTTTGAATTGAGAAGTCCATCTTCCCTATCATCTCGTATTTCACCGATATACATATTTACATAAATTTATGGGTACAAAGTTTCATCCTGAGAAACACATGGGGAAAAGTGTtttaaaagtcctaaactttttgtatttgtgccaatttagtcataaactttttttttgtgccaatttaatcttaatcatttttacttagtgccaattcaatcatttccagccaattttggccggatttagTTGAGCCAAAAATCATGGTTAACGAGTTTGGTCAAGCCGAACTagtgattaattattttcatggaAGTTGTGGGGTATTGATGATGAAAGAAAACAAGTAGAGTTTCGAGTTCCACCAAATAATTGTCAATGCATGAAAGCAGTTTAATATGGCCATCGACGGGCTTGATATATACTATAACATCACGTAGGTCTGCCCTCATgaaatccataaaattaaaaatggggCTTGGATTCTAGAGTGGAATTTTCTGAAGCCATGAGATAAATAAGTCAACTTAACGATAAAGAAGAATCGACTTGACCGTGTCTAGGCCAATTTATGCACTCttattttgttctaaatttacttattgaaataattagtttcTGATTGGTATGCAATATCATACGCCAATGAATGTCAAAGGCAACAACTGAACGCCTTCAATCaggtaaataattaaattccaacttcaaactcctattcttctttttctgaaacATTCTATTTCTATAATATTGCATCAAGTATTATCTGCCGTATTGTTATTGTTTCACCGTCTTTCTGGTTCACCTTTGCAGCACTTGATTTGATAAAGAATAAGCAAGTCCAAGCCATAATAGGCCCTCAAGGTTCAGTACAAGCAGACTTCATCATTGACCTTGGAAACAAATCTCATGTGCCCATCATCTCTTTTTCCGCTACTAGTCCGTCCCTCAGTTCGATTCGGAGTCCATACTTCATTCGAGCCGCACAAAATGACTCGTCCCAAGTGAATGCCATAAGCGCGGTCGTGCAAGCCTTTGGCTGGAAAGAAGCTGTCCTCATATATGTGGACGACGAGTTCGGAGAAGGCGTCATACCTTCTCTTACTGATGCTTTGGAAGAAGTCGACACGCGAGTGTCCTATAGGAGCCTCATACCTCCTTCGGCCACGGACGATCAAATCCTAGGAGAACTCTACAAGTTAATGACGATGCAAACGAGGGTCTTCATCGTGCACATGTCAACTACCCTTGGTTCTCGACTATTTGCCAAAGCAAAAGAGATAGGAATGATGAACGAAGGTTATGTGTGGATCTTGACTAATGGAATTACTAACCGATTGAATTCGATGGATTCGTCTGTTGTCGCCGGTTCGATGCAAGGAGTACTGGGCATCAAGACTTATGTCCCGGACACGCAAAACCTAGACAACTTTACGGTGAAATTCCAAAAAGACAACCCATCCGTCCTTAATCCTAAGCTGAACATTTTCGGATACTGGGCTTATGATGCTGCTTGGGCTCTGGCAATGGCTATCGAGGAAATGGGTGCTGCAAATTTTACCTTCCAAGCGTTAAACGCTTCGACAAATGCGACGGATCTTGACACTATTGGGGTCTCTCAAAATGGCCAGAAACTTCTCCAAAAACTAGCCAATACGACATTCGCAGGCCTCACTGGAAATTTTGGCCTCGTCAATGGGCAGCTAGAGTCGTTAGCATTCCAGATTGTTAATATCAACGGAAATGCAGCAAGAGGGATTGGGTTTTGGACGCAAGAAAATGGGCTACTAAGAGATTTGAATTCATCCAACATAGGCAAATATTCCACTTCGAAGAGTAATCTGGGACCAATAATATGGCCAGGAGATTCAACCTCTTTTCCTAGGGGATGGGAGATTCCAACGAATGGGAAGAGGTTAAAAATCTTAGTTCCCGTAAAGGATGGTTTCAAACAATTCGTGACGGTGACTCCTGTACCCAGCACAAATACATCCAAAGTTACTGGATACTGTATTGACATCTTTCGAGCCGTGATAGAAAAATTGCCTTATGATGTGGCTTATGACCTTATTCCATTTGCCTCGCCAAATGGAAGTAGCAATGGCAGTTATGATGACATGATTAATCAAGTATATAACCAGGTAAGATAACTCATTGAGAGtgcttgatttcctttttttagatGTTGAAACTAACTATGCTATCATGGGGTTGATAAAGAAAATATCTGCCTTCCTTCTGTTGTAACAGAACTATGATGCAGTGGTGGCGGATACAACGATCATTGCGAACAGATCATCATACGTAGAATTCACCTTACCATACACCCAATCCGGTGTTTCGATGCTCGTGCCATACAAGAACAACAAGAGCAAGAATGCTTGGGTTTTCTTGAAGCCCCTCACTTGGGACCTTTGGCTAACAATAGGATGCTTCTTTGTGTTTATAGCATTGGTCGTGTGGATTCTCGAACATCAAATCAACGAAGATTTCAGGGGTCCAGCCTCGCATCAAGTTGGCACAAGCTTCTGGTTTTCATTTTCAACCATGGTCTTCGCACAAAGTAATTGCCCTTCACTTTAATAGATCAATTGAACATTACAATTGACATATCATTCTTGGAGAATTTATGTGCTTACCCTTAAGTTGGATTGCAGGGGAGAGTGTATCAAGCAATCTAGCGAGATTTGTTGTGATAGTGTGGGTTTTTGTGGTACTTATACTAACGCAAAGTTATacggcaagcttgagctctcttTTGGTGGTGCAAAATCTTCAACCAACTGTGACTAATGTGGATCAGCTCCTAAAGAGTGGAGAAAAAGTGGGATACTTATACGGCTCTTTTGTTCACGGAATGCTAAAGCAAATGAAGTTTGACGATTCTAGACTTATATCTTATCAGTCTCCGGAAGAATGTGATGCGCTTCTTTCCAATGGAAGTGCAAATGGCGGGATTGCAGCAGCAATCGACGAAGTCCCCTACATTACACTTGTTCTTTCTCAATATTGCAACAAATATACTATGATCCCAACCTTTAAAACTGCTGGATTTGGCTTCGTAAGTCCTCAGTCTCTCAAATTTTAcccttaaaattttcaaatactaGAATCATTCACCATTTCTTTGATCGAAAAATCTCATGTCCTGCTTCTTTTGGTTTACAGGTTTTCCGTAAAGGGTCTCCGCTAGTGTCGGATATTTCAAGAGCAATCCTCAACGTAACTGAAGGGCCTGAAATGAAGGCAATCGAAAATGGGTGGCTTACACCAAAAACCAGCTGCTTGGAAACGGCTAACTCAATTTCTTCCAACAGCTTGAGTCTTGATAGTTTCTGGGGCCTATTCTTGATTGCTGGAGTTGCTGCTGTTTTAGCTCTTCTCATTTTCATGGTCATGTTCGTCAAAAGAAATTGGCATATCGTCACAAGTTCTTCAGGTTCAATGCGGGAGAAAATTGTTGCATTGGGAAGAAGATTTTACCAAAGAGACCTCAACTCCCATACTTTTAGGAAAGCTAGATTTAGAGATAGAAATATGGAAGATGGTGCCAATGAGATTGCAGCTGTTGAAATTATAGAACACACCAACTTCCCCCCGAGTCCGTCAAGCGACTCCAGCCAAATCGACGTTGTCTTAATCAATGAGCAAGGGGCACCATATACAGAGCAAGGACTTCCTAATCATGTAT
This genomic stretch from Eucalyptus grandis isolate ANBG69807.140 chromosome 3, ASM1654582v1, whole genome shotgun sequence harbors:
- the LOC104437180 gene encoding glutamate receptor 2.7 isoform X2 produces the protein MSKATTERLQSALDLIKNKQVQAIIGPQGSVQADFIIDLGNKSHVPIISFSATSPSLSSIRSPYFIRAAQNDSSQVNAISAVVQAFGWKEAVLIYVDDEFGEGVIPSLTDALEEVDTRVSYRSLIPPSATDDQILGELYKLMTMQTRVFIVHMSTTLGSRLFAKAKEIGMMNEGYVWILTNGITNRLNSMDSSVVAGSMQGVLGIKTYVPDTQNLDNFTVKFQKDNPSVLNPKLNIFGYWAYDAAWALAMAIEEMGAANFTFQALNASTNATDLDTIGVSQNGQKLLQKLANTTFAGLTGNFGLVNGQLESLAFQIVNINGNAARGIGFWTQENGLLRDLNSSNIGKYSTSKSNLGPIIWPGDSTSFPRGWEIPTNGKRLKILVPVKDGFKQFVTVTPVPSTNTSKVTGYCIDIFRAVIEKLPYDVAYDLIPFASPNGSSNGSYDDMINQVYNQNYDAVVADTTIIANRSSYVEFTLPYTQSGVSMLVPYKNNKSKNAWVFLKPLTWDLWLTIGCFFVFIALVVWILEHQINEDFRGPASHQVGTSFWFSFSTMVFAQRESVSSNLARFVVIVWVFVVLILTQSYTASLSSLLVVQNLQPTVTNVDQLLKSGEKVGYLYGSFVHGMLKQMKFDDSRLISYQSPEECDALLSNGSANGGIAAAIDEVPYITLVLSQYCNKYTMIPTFKTAGFGFVFRKGSPLVSDISRAILNVTEGPEMKAIENGWLTPKTSCLETANSISSNSLSLDSFWGLFLIAGVAAVLALLIFMVMFVKRNWHIVTSSSGSMREKIVALGRRFYQRDLNSHTFRKARFRDRNMEDGANEIAAVEIIEHTNFPPSPSSDSSQIDVVLINEQGAPYTEQGLPNHVFEGCPELAINTEPTNVNKEM
- the LOC104437180 gene encoding glutamate receptor 2.1 isoform X1, which translates into the protein MIPSRTSIDAEKLLFLALSLFTIVSTFRDGPRIAMAQSSNNNNAQTIPVNVGVVLDLETWRGQMGLSCINMSLSDFYSSNPSYKTRLILNVRDSKQDEIAAAAAALDLIKNKQVQAIIGPQGSVQADFIIDLGNKSHVPIISFSATSPSLSSIRSPYFIRAAQNDSSQVNAISAVVQAFGWKEAVLIYVDDEFGEGVIPSLTDALEEVDTRVSYRSLIPPSATDDQILGELYKLMTMQTRVFIVHMSTTLGSRLFAKAKEIGMMNEGYVWILTNGITNRLNSMDSSVVAGSMQGVLGIKTYVPDTQNLDNFTVKFQKDNPSVLNPKLNIFGYWAYDAAWALAMAIEEMGAANFTFQALNASTNATDLDTIGVSQNGQKLLQKLANTTFAGLTGNFGLVNGQLESLAFQIVNINGNAARGIGFWTQENGLLRDLNSSNIGKYSTSKSNLGPIIWPGDSTSFPRGWEIPTNGKRLKILVPVKDGFKQFVTVTPVPSTNTSKVTGYCIDIFRAVIEKLPYDVAYDLIPFASPNGSSNGSYDDMINQVYNQNYDAVVADTTIIANRSSYVEFTLPYTQSGVSMLVPYKNNKSKNAWVFLKPLTWDLWLTIGCFFVFIALVVWILEHQINEDFRGPASHQVGTSFWFSFSTMVFAQRESVSSNLARFVVIVWVFVVLILTQSYTASLSSLLVVQNLQPTVTNVDQLLKSGEKVGYLYGSFVHGMLKQMKFDDSRLISYQSPEECDALLSNGSANGGIAAAIDEVPYITLVLSQYCNKYTMIPTFKTAGFGFVFRKGSPLVSDISRAILNVTEGPEMKAIENGWLTPKTSCLETANSISSNSLSLDSFWGLFLIAGVAAVLALLIFMVMFVKRNWHIVTSSSGSMREKIVALGRRFYQRDLNSHTFRKARFRDRNMEDGANEIAAVEIIEHTNFPPSPSSDSSQIDVVLINEQGAPYTEQGLPNHVFEGCPELAINTEPTNVNKEM